One window of the Tistrella mobilis genome contains the following:
- a CDS encoding AAA family ATPase: MIAAGYHDVVYIKPSTQILIAVSNGGEIAAPFFNLKMAWHLIYGADEWKDSDGKILDGTPHLRFREGWELAIRNFNEAQLVGILSNRLSPSQEIKSPEKLIGREAYLQRIHRALHSPGRHLFIFGDRGVGKTSLAVTAGQISVNEDKNFIYIPCSNGTTFFDAIWAVGRAVSDISPVKKSGGFAVGINLPQVGGVNFGVNHGGKTLDKPTSFNDCLSMIGFVRSRLTGQIIICFDEMDRILSSGEKNNFAELLKNISSVVDDVRFIYCGIGADVDELIGAHLSVGRMFEPIHVEKLSYDSLWKIIDNAASDLSVTIPQGILIRIGVISDGFPHYVHLMGECLFYKMFDDPAYVSTCSAEHFKAALRDSLVKAEPSLRRIYQKATEKSKNSLDYEIALWALADRTATRRQIKEIYETSYSRIQNAMYTSNFLSKDVFNQRMLMLRKDSHAKIVTGHGAGWFSFRENVVRGYVRMKAESEGIELSPELTN, encoded by the coding sequence AGACGAGTGGAAGGATTCTGACGGGAAAATTCTCGATGGGACTCCCCATCTGAGATTTCGGGAGGGCTGGGAGTTGGCGATCAGAAATTTCAATGAGGCGCAATTAGTCGGAATTCTTAGTAATAGACTATCCCCCTCTCAGGAGATAAAATCCCCTGAGAAATTAATAGGACGGGAGGCTTACCTACAGCGCATTCATCGAGCACTCCATTCACCGGGACGGCATTTATTTATTTTCGGAGATAGAGGAGTAGGAAAAACTTCTCTTGCAGTTACGGCAGGCCAAATTTCAGTAAATGAAGACAAGAATTTTATATACATTCCTTGTAGTAATGGCACTACTTTTTTTGATGCCATCTGGGCAGTGGGGCGCGCCGTCTCTGATATCAGCCCGGTAAAGAAATCAGGTGGGTTCGCAGTTGGAATAAATCTTCCGCAAGTCGGCGGAGTGAATTTTGGCGTCAATCACGGTGGAAAGACACTAGACAAGCCAACCTCCTTTAACGACTGTCTATCAATGATAGGCTTCGTGAGATCTCGATTAACAGGACAAATAATAATATGCTTTGATGAAATGGATAGGATCTTATCGTCGGGGGAAAAGAACAACTTTGCTGAACTTCTGAAAAATATTAGCTCAGTGGTTGATGATGTAAGATTCATATATTGTGGCATTGGCGCAGATGTCGATGAGTTAATCGGTGCGCATCTATCTGTTGGACGCATGTTTGAACCAATTCACGTTGAAAAACTAAGCTATGATAGTCTTTGGAAAATAATTGACAATGCAGCATCCGATTTAAGCGTAACCATTCCTCAGGGCATTCTCATAAGAATCGGCGTCATCAGCGACGGATTTCCTCACTATGTACACTTGATGGGAGAATGCCTCTTCTATAAAATGTTCGATGATCCAGCATATGTTTCAACATGTTCCGCGGAACACTTCAAGGCCGCACTCCGAGATTCTCTAGTAAAGGCCGAGCCATCCCTCCGAAGAATATATCAAAAAGCCACTGAAAAATCAAAAAATAGTCTGGATTATGAGATTGCGCTTTGGGCACTAGCGGATAGAACCGCGACGCGCCGCCAGATTAAAGAGATATACGAGACATCGTATTCACGTATCCAGAATGCAATGTATACGTCGAATTTTTTGTCAAAAGACGTATTCAATCAGCGCATGCTAATGCTGAGGAAGGATAGCCACGCCAAGATCGTTACTGGGCATGGCGCAGGATGGTTTTCATTCAGGGAGAATGTTGTGCGCGGTTACGTCCGAATGAAGGCCGAAAGTGAAGGTATTGAACTTTCACCAGAACTGACAAATTGA
- a CDS encoding acyl-CoA dehydrogenase family protein, with amino-acid sequence MHAEFTAEERAFRDQVRRFCEERLPEDIRAKVLEGRHLSRADHIRWQKILHEQGWIAGFWPKKWGGCDWTPVEGYIFQEETARAGAPWLLPFGVNYVGPVIFTYGNADQQERHLPGILSSDVFWCQGYSEPGAGSDLAGLKTRAVRDGDHYVVNGSKIWTTMAHWADMMFCLARTDAEAARPQEGISFLLLDMKQPGVTVRPIVSIDGAHHLNEVFFDDVRVPVSERVGDENRGWTYAKFLLGHERMLSAETGKARRLIGKIRRMAARLPHANGRGVLADDARFRDRIARLDIRVLALEWTTLRMLDAAMEGASPGAEASLLKIRGSELVQAITELATDVLGLYGIPFDVRLLEAEAQGVEIGPDGAAGILAEFLYHRAPTIWGGSNEVQRNILAKHALGL; translated from the coding sequence ATGCACGCCGAGTTCACGGCCGAAGAGCGGGCGTTCCGCGATCAGGTGCGGCGGTTCTGCGAGGAGCGGCTGCCCGAGGATATCCGGGCGAAGGTGCTGGAGGGGCGGCATCTTTCCCGTGCGGATCACATCCGCTGGCAGAAGATCCTGCATGAACAGGGCTGGATTGCGGGGTTCTGGCCGAAGAAATGGGGCGGGTGCGACTGGACGCCGGTGGAAGGCTATATCTTCCAGGAAGAAACCGCGCGCGCCGGTGCGCCCTGGCTGCTGCCCTTCGGGGTGAATTATGTGGGCCCGGTGATCTTCACCTATGGCAATGCCGATCAGCAGGAACGGCATCTGCCGGGCATTCTGTCGTCCGACGTGTTCTGGTGCCAGGGCTATAGCGAGCCCGGCGCCGGGTCGGATCTGGCCGGGCTGAAGACCCGGGCGGTGCGCGACGGTGACCATTATGTCGTCAACGGATCCAAGATCTGGACCACCATGGCCCATTGGGCCGACATGATGTTCTGTCTGGCGCGCACCGATGCGGAGGCCGCACGGCCCCAGGAGGGGATCTCGTTCCTGCTGCTGGACATGAAGCAGCCGGGGGTGACGGTGCGGCCGATCGTCTCCATCGACGGCGCGCATCACCTGAACGAGGTGTTCTTCGACGATGTCCGCGTGCCGGTGAGCGAGCGGGTCGGCGACGAGAACCGCGGCTGGACCTATGCAAAATTCCTGCTGGGGCATGAGCGCATGCTCTCGGCCGAAACCGGCAAGGCAAGGCGGCTGATCGGCAAGATCCGGCGCATGGCCGCCCGCCTGCCCCATGCCAACGGCCGGGGCGTGCTGGCCGACGATGCCCGCTTCCGCGACCGCATCGCCCGGCTGGACATCCGCGTGCTGGCGCTGGAATGGACCACGCTGCGCATGCTGGATGCCGCCATGGAGGGCGCATCGCCCGGGGCCGAGGCGTCTCTGCTGAAGATCCGCGGCAGCGAACTGGTGCAGGCGATCACCGAACTCGCCACCGACGTGCTGGGCCTCTACGGCATCCCCTTCGATGTGCGGCTGCTGGAAGCCGAGGCACAGGGTGTCGAAATCGGCCCCGACGGCGCCGCCGGCATCCTGGCCGAATTCCTCTACCACCGCGCCCCCACCATCTGGGGCGGCTCCAACGAAGTCCAGCGCAACATCCTGGCCAAACACGCCCTGGGCCTCTGA
- a CDS encoding acyl-CoA dehydrogenase family protein, with product MNFRFTEEQSMLRDMARRWVAERYDLKRRKAAAAGGFDRVAWADMAEMGWQGVALPEAAGGSAGGAVETMIVMEEIGRGLMVEPYLPTAVIAPAALMLTGAAADDARLAAIAGGRLVVAFAHDEPGLRDPAAPRRTRAVPVGDGWRLDGAKSVVRAGAEADCLLVSAAMPEGATGLFLVDATAPGITRTGYPTLDGMTAAEIAFEGTEVPAAALLAGAADAILAALIDRAIAAELAEALGVMERLKAATLDHLRTRRQFGQEIGRFQALQHRMADIHIACEEARSMVIMATVALDEDDVLARARAVSAARLHVAELAMHVGREAIQLHGGIGMTDEMIVGHGFKRLKVIAAGMGGNDLHLDRFIATTEQSNAA from the coding sequence ATGAACTTCCGCTTCACCGAAGAACAGTCGATGCTGCGCGACATGGCCAGGCGCTGGGTCGCGGAGCGCTATGATCTGAAGCGCCGCAAGGCCGCGGCGGCCGGCGGTTTCGACCGGGTCGCCTGGGCCGATATGGCGGAAATGGGCTGGCAGGGCGTGGCGCTGCCCGAGGCGGCCGGCGGCAGTGCCGGCGGTGCGGTCGAGACCATGATCGTAATGGAGGAAATCGGCCGCGGGCTGATGGTCGAGCCGTATCTGCCGACCGCGGTGATCGCCCCGGCGGCGCTGATGCTGACCGGGGCGGCCGCGGATGACGCGCGGCTGGCGGCCATCGCCGGCGGCCGGCTGGTGGTCGCCTTCGCCCATGACGAGCCCGGCCTGCGCGACCCCGCCGCCCCGCGCCGCACCCGGGCGGTGCCGGTGGGCGATGGCTGGCGGCTGGACGGCGCCAAGAGCGTGGTCCGTGCCGGGGCCGAGGCGGATTGCCTGCTGGTTTCGGCCGCGATGCCCGAGGGCGCCACCGGGCTGTTCCTGGTGGATGCGACGGCGCCGGGGATCACCCGCACCGGCTATCCGACACTCGACGGCATGACCGCGGCCGAGATCGCGTTCGAGGGCACCGAGGTGCCGGCGGCCGCCCTGCTGGCCGGCGCGGCGGATGCCATCCTGGCCGCCCTGATCGACCGCGCCATCGCGGCCGAACTGGCCGAGGCGCTGGGGGTGATGGAGCGGCTGAAGGCGGCGACGCTGGACCATCTGCGCACCCGCCGCCAGTTCGGCCAGGAAATCGGCCGGTTCCAGGCGCTGCAGCACCGCATGGCCGATATCCACATCGCCTGCGAAGAGGCGCGGTCGATGGTGATCATGGCGACGGTCGCGCTGGACGAGGACGACGTGCTGGCCCGCGCCCGCGCGGTGTCGGCCGCCCGGCTGCATGTCGCGGAACTGGCGATGCATGTCGGGCGCGAAGCGATCCAGCTGCATGGCGGCATCGGCATGACCGACGAGATGATCGTCGGCCACGGCTTCAAACGCCTGAAGGTGATCGCCGCCGGCATGGGCGGCAACGACCTGCATCTGGACCGCTTCATCGCCACCACCGAGCAGAGCAACGCCGCCTGA
- a CDS encoding enoyl-CoA hydratase/isomerase family protein, protein MTTEPGAFEFRDYQCFTFERRNRVLTATINRPEAMNAVNARLHEEFSRLFTDLAMDPDSDVVVLTGAGRAFCAGGDINWMQEHIDVPGEFERTGLEAKRIVFSQLDLEKPLICRLNGHATGLGATIALMCDIIIASDKAKIGDPHVSVGLVAGDGGAVIWPQLIGFARAKEFLLTGDLLTAPEAAQIGLINRAVAPERLDDEVYALADRLAGGATKAIRWTKTATNIALKQLAHSMMDACIGYESMSNLTEDHREAVAAFREKRKPAFTGR, encoded by the coding sequence GTGACCACCGAACCCGGCGCCTTCGAATTCCGCGACTATCAGTGCTTCACCTTCGAACGCCGCAACCGCGTGCTGACCGCAACCATCAATCGCCCCGAGGCGATGAATGCGGTCAATGCCCGGCTGCACGAGGAATTCTCGCGGCTGTTCACCGACCTCGCCATGGATCCCGACAGCGATGTGGTGGTGCTGACGGGCGCCGGCCGCGCCTTCTGCGCCGGTGGCGACATCAACTGGATGCAGGAACATATCGATGTGCCCGGCGAATTCGAACGCACCGGGCTTGAGGCCAAACGCATCGTGTTCAGCCAGCTGGACCTTGAAAAGCCGCTGATCTGCCGGCTGAACGGCCATGCCACCGGGCTGGGTGCGACCATCGCACTGATGTGCGACATCATCATCGCCTCCGACAAGGCGAAGATCGGCGACCCGCATGTGTCGGTGGGGCTGGTCGCGGGCGATGGCGGCGCGGTGATCTGGCCGCAGCTGATCGGCTTTGCCCGCGCCAAGGAATTCCTGCTGACCGGCGACCTGCTGACGGCCCCCGAGGCGGCGCAGATCGGGCTGATCAACCGCGCGGTCGCGCCGGAGCGGCTGGACGACGAGGTCTACGCCCTGGCCGACCGCCTGGCCGGGGGCGCCACCAAGGCGATCCGCTGGACCAAGACCGCAACCAATATCGCCCTGAAACAGCTGGCCCATTCGATGATGGACGCCTGCATCGGGTACGAGAGCATGTCGAACCTGACCGAAGACCATCGCGAGGCGGTCGCCGCCTTCCGCGAGAAGCGCAAGCCGGCCTTCACCGGTCGATAA
- a CDS encoding class I adenylate-forming enzyme family protein: MTAPTPQGPLEADLARRIAETGTLGRLLRARAAEHGAAPMLIAPSRLYPAEADGLAVTSFAAMAAGAERLARALVAAGVGPGDGVGVLAGNTAVTEAHLVQYAAALAGAVLVPINPRYGDEDLDHAIALGRLKIAFAEPGLMPRLAAAAMRTDGRIRTVDLGAGLAGLMVDADAGLALPEVAPEAVADLIFTSGTTGRPKAVEHSHSSAVATGAIFGTALGLTPDDRHHHAVPFFTSSGVHFNPLAALWAGAAMIVEPVFDAARILARIAARRSTVLLSVPSGFLYLLDALARAGGDAPDLSSIRLWNYGGAAMPQEAVAALARRFPAVDQRQNYGMTETGPTGTMLLPHEVLARPGSVGRPMPLCRVRITDAGGCVLPAAAAGEIEILSPANMIGYRDAPEATAETIRDGWVRTGDWGRIDADGHLHHLDRLKDVIVRGGLKIAARRVEDVLHRIPGVFEAAVIALPHPRLGEDVAAVVVRTAPDTTEDLGTTEDPGTTEDPGTTEDIETDEHFIARLQAAAAAVLADYEIPRRVFLTDALPRNPLGKVLKTELRRLHAGAAPPYRHDLHPQDLHPSHG, encoded by the coding sequence ATGACCGCCCCCACACCCCAGGGACCGCTTGAAGCCGATCTCGCCCGCAGGATTGCGGAGACGGGCACGCTCGGCCGTCTTCTGCGGGCGCGGGCGGCGGAACATGGCGCGGCCCCCATGCTGATCGCCCCCTCGCGGCTGTACCCGGCAGAGGCGGACGGGCTGGCGGTCACCAGCTTCGCCGCCATGGCGGCGGGGGCGGAGCGGCTGGCCCGGGCGCTGGTGGCGGCGGGTGTCGGGCCGGGTGACGGCGTCGGCGTGCTGGCCGGCAACACCGCCGTCACCGAGGCGCATCTGGTGCAGTATGCCGCCGCCCTGGCCGGCGCGGTTCTGGTGCCGATCAACCCGCGCTATGGCGACGAGGATCTGGACCACGCCATCGCCCTTGGCCGGCTGAAGATCGCCTTTGCCGAACCGGGGCTGATGCCGCGGCTTGCCGCCGCCGCGATGCGGACGGACGGCAGGATCCGTACCGTTGATCTGGGCGCGGGGCTCGCCGGGCTGATGGTGGATGCCGATGCCGGTCTCGCCCTGCCCGAGGTGGCGCCCGAGGCCGTCGCCGATCTGATCTTCACCTCGGGCACCACCGGCCGGCCCAAGGCGGTGGAGCACAGCCACAGCTCTGCCGTGGCCACGGGGGCGATCTTCGGCACGGCGCTGGGGCTGACGCCCGATGACCGGCATCATCATGCGGTGCCGTTCTTCACCAGTTCGGGCGTGCATTTCAACCCGCTGGCCGCGCTCTGGGCGGGTGCTGCGATGATCGTGGAGCCCGTCTTCGACGCGGCGCGCATCCTTGCGCGGATCGCGGCCCGGCGCAGCACGGTGCTGCTGTCGGTGCCGTCGGGCTTTCTCTATCTGCTGGATGCGCTGGCGCGGGCGGGCGGCGACGCCCCCGATCTGTCGAGCATCCGGCTCTGGAATTATGGCGGCGCCGCCATGCCGCAGGAGGCGGTGGCGGCACTGGCCCGGCGGTTCCCGGCGGTCGACCAGCGCCAGAACTACGGCATGACCGAGACGGGCCCCACCGGCACCATGCTTCTCCCCCACGAGGTGCTGGCCAGGCCCGGCTCGGTCGGCCGGCCCATGCCGCTCTGCCGGGTGCGGATCACCGATGCCGGGGGCTGCGTGCTGCCGGCCGCGGCGGCGGGCGAGATCGAAATCCTGAGCCCGGCCAATATGATCGGCTATCGCGATGCGCCCGAGGCGACGGCGGAGACGATCAGGGATGGCTGGGTCCGCACCGGCGATTGGGGGCGGATCGATGCCGACGGCCATCTCCACCACCTGGACCGGCTGAAGGATGTGATCGTCCGCGGCGGGCTGAAGATCGCCGCCCGGCGGGTGGAAGACGTGCTGCACCGCATCCCCGGCGTGTTCGAGGCGGCGGTGATCGCCCTGCCCCATCCACGGCTGGGCGAGGATGTCGCGGCGGTGGTGGTGCGCACGGCGCCTGACACAACCGAAGACCTTGGCACAACCGAAGACCCTGGCACAACCGAAGACCCTGGCACAACCGAAGACATCGAAACCGATGAACACTTCATCGCCCGGCTGCAAGCGGCCGCCGCGGCGGTGCTGGCCGATTACGAGATCCCGAGACGGGTCTTCCTCACCGATGCGCTGCCCCGCAACCCGCTGGGCAAGGTGTTGAAGACCGAACTGCGCCGGCTGCATGCCGGGGCGGCCCCACCCTACCGACACGATCTGCACCCACAAGATCTGCACCCATCGCATGGATGA
- a CDS encoding ABC transporter substrate-binding protein, producing the protein MTQSITGRKFSRRTLLKTTAAAAAIAPMSRLWIPGAHAADNPVTLGLVTPLSGAQEMIGSFVRHGAEIAVEKINADGGVNGRPLALEIRDSKANPAAATVAARELLGQGVNLQLGTISSAVALAMGPLMQAAGGTVLTCGAGTEKLNHENYSPNVFRVGDSPYSRQYGLIRLIAERYPNVTSWGGIIPDHEYGRTTWAIFVDAMLNIFPEVTGRQPEIQRPILIPYGAGDYKNFIAAAVRQPFEGLYTSAYGGDAVTLFQQAKPFGLFEKTKVVVDSANEFLVPLAMKDQTPDTWTGTHWYFNGNTDNPMSKHLYDAYVARTGNKYPMGWAAEAHAAVYAYKAALEKTGGETKADAIIAALKGLTFDSATGKRTLRAEDNQAIKSVEIIRISPKADNPDGFAVTDFVSVPGESVVEPARPGQKLELKTL; encoded by the coding sequence ATGACCCAGAGCATCACGGGCCGGAAATTCAGCCGGCGGACCCTGCTGAAGACGACCGCCGCCGCGGCCGCGATCGCGCCGATGAGCCGGCTGTGGATCCCCGGCGCCCATGCCGCGGACAACCCCGTCACGCTGGGCCTGGTGACGCCGCTGTCGGGCGCGCAGGAGATGATCGGCAGCTTCGTGCGCCATGGCGCCGAAATCGCGGTCGAGAAGATCAATGCCGATGGCGGCGTGAACGGCCGGCCGCTGGCGCTGGAGATCCGCGACAGCAAGGCCAACCCGGCCGCGGCGACCGTGGCCGCGCGCGAGCTTCTGGGCCAGGGCGTCAACCTGCAGCTGGGTACCATCTCGTCGGCGGTGGCGCTGGCCATGGGCCCGCTGATGCAGGCGGCCGGCGGCACGGTACTGACCTGCGGCGCCGGCACCGAAAAGCTGAACCACGAGAATTACAGCCCCAATGTCTTCCGGGTGGGCGACAGCCCCTATTCGCGCCAGTACGGCCTGATCCGGCTGATCGCCGAGCGCTACCCGAACGTCACCAGCTGGGGCGGCATCATCCCCGACCATGAATACGGCCGCACCACCTGGGCGATCTTCGTGGATGCGATGCTGAACATCTTCCCCGAGGTGACGGGCAGGCAGCCCGAGATCCAGCGCCCGATCCTGATCCCCTATGGCGCGGGCGATTATAAGAACTTCATCGCCGCCGCGGTGCGCCAGCCCTTCGAGGGGCTGTATACCTCGGCCTATGGCGGCGATGCGGTGACCCTGTTCCAGCAGGCGAAGCCCTTCGGCCTGTTCGAGAAGACGAAGGTGGTGGTGGACTCGGCCAATGAATTCCTGGTGCCGCTGGCGATGAAGGACCAGACCCCGGACACCTGGACCGGCACCCACTGGTATTTCAACGGCAACACCGACAACCCGATGTCGAAGCATCTCTACGATGCCTATGTCGCGCGCACCGGCAACAAATATCCGATGGGCTGGGCGGCGGAAGCCCATGCCGCGGTCTATGCCTACAAGGCCGCACTTGAGAAGACCGGCGGCGAGACGAAGGCCGATGCGATCATCGCCGCGCTGAAGGGCCTCACCTTCGACAGCGCCACCGGCAAGCGCACGCTGCGCGCCGAGGACAACCAGGCGATCAAGAGCGTCGAGATCATCCGCATCAGTCCCAAGGCCGACAACCCGGATGGTTTCGCGGTCACCGATTTCGTCTCGGTGCCGGGGGAGAGCGTGGTGGAGCCGGCGCGGCCGGGGCAGAAGCTTGAACTGAAGACGCTGTAA
- a CDS encoding branched-chain amino acid ABC transporter permease yields the protein MMTFADLALILFNGMAWAAATFLVAAGLTLIFGILHILNFAHGGFFMIGAYIAFTLLQLAGGGGVPLWLYLVVALASGMAVAVLGVLADLAIFRRLRGVEDAYVLIATYALLLVCDGAVKLIWGLNFMSVPTPDELGGAVFLGDAIMPEFALFVVACGLLAFIGLDLLMERTTFGKLIWAVAMDSWMAKLLGIRVGRVLMITVVIAFGLAGLAGGLLAANQSLSPSLAGVFLLQAFGVIIVGGMGSIRGAAIAAVMLGLIESFGTVFLPDYPGILFFVALAAVLLIRPQGLMGRAQVA from the coding sequence ATGATGACGTTCGCCGATCTGGCGCTGATCCTGTTCAACGGCATGGCCTGGGCGGCCGCGACCTTTCTGGTGGCGGCGGGGCTGACGCTGATCTTCGGCATCCTGCACATCCTGAACTTCGCCCATGGCGGGTTCTTCATGATCGGCGCCTATATCGCCTTCACCCTGCTGCAGCTGGCGGGCGGGGGCGGGGTGCCGCTCTGGCTGTATCTGGTGGTGGCGCTGGCATCGGGCATGGCGGTGGCCGTGCTGGGGGTGCTGGCCGATCTCGCCATCTTCCGGCGGCTGCGCGGGGTTGAGGACGCCTATGTGCTGATCGCAACCTACGCCCTGCTGCTGGTCTGCGACGGCGCGGTCAAGCTGATCTGGGGGCTGAACTTCATGTCGGTGCCGACCCCCGACGAGCTGGGCGGCGCGGTGTTCCTGGGCGATGCGATCATGCCCGAATTCGCGCTTTTCGTGGTGGCCTGCGGCCTGCTCGCCTTCATCGGGCTGGACCTGCTGATGGAGCGGACGACCTTCGGCAAGCTGATCTGGGCGGTCGCCATGGACAGCTGGATGGCGAAGCTGCTGGGCATTCGCGTCGGCCGGGTGCTGATGATCACCGTGGTGATCGCCTTCGGCCTGGCGGGCCTTGCCGGCGGGCTGCTCGCCGCCAATCAGAGCCTGTCGCCCAGCCTGGCCGGCGTGTTCCTGCTCCAGGCCTTCGGGGTGATCATCGTCGGCGGCATGGGCAGCATTCGCGGGGCGGCGATCGCCGCCGTGATGCTGGGGCTGATCGAAAGCTTCGGCACCGTCTTCCTGCCGGATTATCCCGGCATCCTCTTCTTCGTCGCCCTGGCCGCCGTGCTGCTGATCCGGCCGCAGGGGCTGATGGGACGCGCACAGGTGGCATGA
- a CDS encoding branched-chain amino acid ABC transporter permease, with protein MMTLATRTTPLLALWPLAVGLILFALAPALLNQGLVFLAGLTLVNIVFAQAWNLLFSTIGLLSFGQAMFFAIGAYAMAAGPQQAGGGPFLMWLSLSTGLGALAAIVFGIVALRRSGGIYFAVLTLAFAELVHVLITKTDWLGRNDGLTGIYRPRIELGIATIDLTQGDAYYWFMLVACGLASALLWWAGHGVLGRSFRAIRQDPVRAAFLGLDVDRHRLAAFAISGAASAFAGAVSAPWMQIVTPELAHWSMSTRPVLYALLGGAASFWGPAVGAILFGAVEYATRTMHGIADITTGLMLLAVVLAIPGGVMGLVMKLRARPAATAPARPVASTTRPQEQTP; from the coding sequence ATGATGACGCTTGCGACCCGGACGACACCGCTTCTGGCGCTCTGGCCGCTGGCGGTGGGCCTCATCCTCTTCGCCCTGGCGCCGGCACTGCTCAATCAGGGGCTGGTGTTCCTGGCGGGGCTGACGCTGGTCAACATCGTGTTCGCCCAGGCCTGGAACCTGCTGTTCAGCACCATCGGCCTGCTGTCCTTCGGCCAGGCGATGTTCTTCGCGATCGGCGCCTATGCCATGGCGGCAGGTCCGCAGCAGGCCGGCGGCGGGCCGTTCCTGATGTGGCTTAGCCTCTCCACCGGGCTGGGGGCGCTGGCGGCGATCGTCTTCGGCATCGTGGCGCTGCGCCGCTCGGGCGGGATCTATTTCGCGGTGCTGACGCTCGCCTTCGCCGAACTGGTCCATGTGCTGATCACCAAGACCGACTGGCTGGGCCGCAATGACGGGCTGACCGGCATCTATCGCCCCAGGATCGAGCTTGGCATCGCCACCATCGATCTGACGCAGGGCGATGCCTATTACTGGTTCATGCTGGTCGCCTGCGGCCTGGCCTCGGCCCTGCTCTGGTGGGCGGGGCATGGCGTGCTGGGCCGCAGCTTCCGGGCGATCCGGCAGGATCCCGTGCGGGCGGCGTTCCTGGGCCTTGATGTCGACCGCCACCGCCTGGCCGCCTTCGCCATTTCGGGCGCCGCCAGCGCCTTCGCCGGCGCGGTGAGTGCGCCCTGGATGCAGATCGTCACCCCCGAACTCGCCCATTGGAGCATGTCGACCAGGCCGGTGCTCTATGCCCTGCTGGGCGGCGCCGCCAGCTTCTGGGGCCCCGCGGTCGGCGCGATCCTGTTCGGGGCGGTGGAATATGCCACCCGCACCATGCACGGCATCGCCGACATCACCACCGGGCTGATGCTGCTGGCCGTGGTGCTGGCGATCCCCGGCGGCGTGATGGGGCTGGTGATGAAGCTGCGCGCGCGGCCCGCCGCAACCGCACCCGCCAGACCCGTCGCATCGACCACCCGCCCGCAGGAGCAGACGCCATGA
- a CDS encoding ABC transporter ATP-binding protein, which translates to MSLSAPSPSASSAPLLAARGLVKFYGKTQVLHDVSIDVAPGEAHVVIGPNGAGKTTLFKAVSGEFPVDGGEIRFDDGNVTKLAGWQRVRRGVGRSFQVARIFGEMTTAENLIVAVEARERRARGGIALTFRISPRQGTLAEVRRLLDGLGLGPRADDPAKLLSHGDKKRLELAMSLALRPKLIMLDEPTAGMSPGDRTAAAELIDETRRAHGLAFLLTEHDMGVVFGLAQRLTVLHHGRVIASGEPATVRDEPTVKEVYLGHG; encoded by the coding sequence ATGAGCCTGTCCGCCCCCTCCCCCTCGGCATCGTCCGCGCCGCTGCTGGCGGCCCGTGGCCTGGTGAAGTTCTACGGCAAGACCCAGGTGCTGCACGATGTCTCGATCGATGTGGCGCCGGGCGAGGCCCATGTGGTGATCGGCCCCAACGGCGCCGGCAAGACCACGCTGTTCAAGGCGGTCTCAGGCGAGTTTCCGGTCGATGGCGGCGAGATCCGCTTCGACGACGGCAATGTCACGAAGCTTGCCGGCTGGCAGCGGGTGCGGCGGGGCGTCGGCCGGTCCTTCCAGGTGGCGCGGATCTTCGGCGAGATGACCACGGCCGAGAACCTGATCGTGGCGGTGGAGGCGCGCGAGCGCCGGGCCCGCGGCGGCATCGCGCTCACCTTCCGGATCAGCCCCCGCCAGGGCACGCTGGCCGAGGTCCGCCGGCTGCTCGACGGGCTGGGGCTGGGGCCGCGCGCCGACGACCCGGCAAAGCTGCTCTCCCACGGCGACAAGAAGCGGCTGGAGCTGGCGATGAGCCTGGCGCTGCGGCCCAAGCTGATCATGCTCGACGAGCCGACCGCCGGCATGTCGCCGGGCGACCGCACGGCGGCGGCCGAGCTGATCGACGAAACCCGGCGTGCCCACGGCCTCGCCTTCCTGCTCACCGAACATGACATGGGCGTGGTCTTCGGCCTTGCCCAAAGGCTGACCGTGCTGCATCACGGCCGGGTCATCGCCAGCGGCGAACCGGCCACGGTGCGCGACGAGCCGACCGTCAAGGAGGTCTATCT